The Nicotiana tabacum cultivar K326 chromosome 14, ASM71507v2, whole genome shotgun sequence genome contains a region encoding:
- the LOC107803652 gene encoding uncharacterized protein LOC107803652, giving the protein MIEEQQHRGPPHGVLLAVVVIAVMLVPTLLGENGEAITDFISDLLTPVGLLLLPIILLLTIQFLSSDSGSFISSIFSTGEPNSIHRVSGSPVGVALFLALILFLLYNRVSIFGGDDDSGD; this is encoded by the coding sequence ATGATAGAAGAACAACAACACCGTGGACCGCCGCACGGCGTTCTCTTAGCAGTGGTGGTAATAGCAGTCATGCTAGTACCAACACTGCTCGGAGAAAATGGCGAAGCCATTACTGATTTCATCTCCGACCTTCTTACTCCGGTTGgtcttcttctgcttcccattaTTCTTCTCCTCACTATTCAGTTCCTCTCCTCCGACAGTGGTTCATTCATCTCTAGTATTTTCTCTACCGGCGAACCTAACTCTATCCACCGTGTTAGTGGGTCCCCCGTTGGCGTTGCGCTGTTTCTTGCCCTCATATTGTTCCTTCTCTACAACCGTGTTTCTATCTTCGGCGGCGATGATGATTCCGGCGACTGA
- the LOC142168870 gene encoding uncharacterized protein LOC142168870, which produces MADNESDEIGTPGKGKLGFVDESCVKGMYRGELAEQWEKYNAIILSWIGSTVSNELMSSSVYASNAKRPSVELLKNIRLLQFLMGLNESYGNIRSNILAKRPMITVNEAYAIVTQEESQRTLGVIDTLKDPLTMLAGKGHEFRSKRPGLICDYYGYKGHLKENCYKIAGYPPDFRSKKKGQNTRGRTYVNNATSEEKQALMLPIQGNFFTED; this is translated from the exons ATGGCAGATAACGAA AGCGATGAAATTGGCACTCCGGGGAAGGGCAAGCTTGGATTTGTGGATGAATCCTGTGTAAAAGGTATGTATAGAGGTGAATTAGCAGAGCAATGGGAGAAATATAACGCAATTATTCTCTCGTGGATTGGTAGTACTGTTTCAAATGAATTAATGTCTAGCAGTGTATATGCATCGAATGCAAAAAG GCCTTCAGTAGAGCTCTTGAAGAACATTCGCCTATTGCAGTTCCTCATGGGATTGAACGAAAGTTATGGTAATATTCGAAGTAATATCTTGGCCAAAAGACCTATGATCACAGTGAATGAAGCTTATGCAATAGTTACACAAGAAGAAAGTCAAAGAACTCTAGGAGTCATAGACACATTGAAGGATCCTCTCACAATGCTGGCAGGAAAAGGTCATGAGTTTAGATCTAAGAGGCCAGGATTAATCTGCGACTATTATGGTTATAAGGGACACCTCAAAgaaaattgttacaaaatagcGGGATATCCACCAGATTTTAGGAGTAAGAAGAAAGGGCAAAACACAAGAGGCAGGACTTATGTGAACAATGCAACAAGTGAGGAGAAACAGGCACTTATGCTGCCAATACAAGGAA